One Pseudorhodoplanes sinuspersici DNA segment encodes these proteins:
- a CDS encoding DUF2163 domain-containing protein → MKNVSAALAVHLGGEVTTLATCWRLERNDGWVRGFTDHDRSLVIDGVTYVAATGFLPSAIKSGSDLSVDNLDVDGFLDDEALKAEDLTAGLFDGARIDIFLVNWADLSQGRVLLRRGWLGEVKRADNRFSAEIRGIANRLQQVAGKLYSRLCRTDLGSAECKVVLGPLTDELAISAVSSGDTFTVPTARPTGFYTFGVCTFLTGANAGAATEVLQHNGQSIQLFTPMPRPIAIGDQVRLVVGCDKTPETCHARFGNILNFRGEPHIPGNDKVFSYPIKS, encoded by the coding sequence ATGAAGAACGTATCTGCCGCGCTCGCCGTCCACCTTGGCGGCGAGGTGACGACGCTTGCGACATGCTGGCGCCTGGAACGCAACGACGGCTGGGTGCGCGGCTTCACGGACCACGACCGCAGCCTCGTCATCGATGGCGTGACCTATGTGGCCGCGACCGGCTTCCTTCCAAGCGCCATCAAGTCGGGCTCGGACCTCTCGGTCGACAATCTTGATGTCGATGGATTCCTCGACGACGAGGCGCTCAAGGCCGAAGATTTGACTGCCGGCCTGTTCGACGGCGCGAGGATCGACATCTTCCTCGTCAACTGGGCCGACCTGTCACAAGGGCGAGTCCTCCTTCGCCGTGGCTGGCTCGGCGAGGTCAAGCGCGCCGACAACCGCTTCTCCGCGGAAATCCGCGGCATCGCGAACCGGCTGCAACAGGTCGCCGGCAAGCTCTATTCGCGGCTCTGCCGCACCGACCTCGGCAGCGCCGAGTGCAAGGTCGTGCTCGGACCGTTGACCGACGAGCTTGCGATCTCGGCGGTATCGAGCGGAGACACCTTCACGGTGCCGACAGCTCGGCCGACCGGCTTCTACACCTTCGGCGTCTGCACGTTCCTGACCGGTGCGAACGCTGGCGCAGCCACCGAGGTGCTGCAGCACAACGGACAATCGATCCAGCTGTTCACGCCGATGCCGCGGCCGATCGCAATTGGCGACCAGGTCCGACTCGTCGTCGGCTGCGACAAGACCCCGGAAACCTGTCACGCCCGGTTCGGGAACATCCTGAACTTCCGTGGCGAGCCGCACATCCCCGGCAACGACAAAGTCTTTTCCTATCCGATCAAGAGCTGA
- a CDS encoding C40 family peptidase, giving the protein MFTRDAVIAEARSWLGTPWHHQASLKGVGCDCIGFIRGVAQPFVGEIAIPLDYPETWHLYRAEPRMYLGFKARAEEIDPANALPGDILLFGAGKGPAHHCAYVAPSDGLIHCYREAGKVVEHGFSPWWLAKLRHAFRMPGIED; this is encoded by the coding sequence ATGTTTACGCGCGACGCAGTGATCGCCGAGGCGCGGAGCTGGCTTGGCACGCCGTGGCATCATCAGGCGTCCCTCAAAGGAGTCGGCTGCGACTGCATTGGTTTCATCCGCGGGGTTGCCCAGCCGTTTGTCGGGGAAATCGCGATCCCGCTCGATTATCCGGAGACGTGGCACCTCTACCGCGCCGAGCCGCGCATGTATCTCGGCTTCAAGGCGCGGGCCGAGGAGATCGACCCAGCTAATGCTCTCCCCGGCGACATCCTCTTGTTCGGCGCCGGCAAGGGTCCGGCGCATCACTGCGCCTACGTCGCGCCGAGCGACGGCCTGATCCACTGCTACCGCGAGGCCGGCAAGGTGGTGGAGCACGGTTTCTCGCCGTGGTGGCTCGCAAAGCTCCGCCATGCTTTCCGAATGCCCGGCATCGAGGACTGA
- a CDS encoding baseplate multidomain protein megatron — protein sequence MAQLVLTLAGGVLGGGLAGGLGQSLGALFGAYVGGILDRELFGPQQDRRPVEGTRLTELNLSGSAYGQTMPVVWGRMRVPANIIWVRGIREVVHTETETVGGGGKGGGGGTQTITRTSYHYYADVALGICEAPVTSIYRIWLDKTPLDPEHVDEIRTYYGDETQSPDPLIQAVEGADRTPAFRGLAYVVLENLYLTPYGNRFPNFEIEVYRGSRADVADARHLVRNVCLIPASGEWAYEPNVVRSRVRNSNINSNAGRKAADFAVSIENLKREVPNVEWVSVVYAWFGTSMDVATCSIRPEAEYAIYPDRLPDTTPYLWSVMGVGRPVIGGGGGWPLVSSYTNPDGSLGLYYGGTINDGSVVRAIQHLRSLGYKVMLYPFLMMDIPPPDPSPFPWRGRIGGAATNVPGFFERPDGYLRFIRHCMSLAEDAAGVDGFVVGSEMVALNRIRDGSGNYPSVPFWQQIASEAKAALGPECVITYAADWSEYRYHDRGGANVDFPLDAVWADPNIDVVGIDAYFPLTDVPRAVYDKAAVAAGWASGELIDYFYATQSDRDLERRGLDPQRSPIDDPFWAIKDIRYWWENEHVPRVAGVPTGPATAWVPRGKPIWFTEYGFPTVNCATNQPNVFIDPKSIESFAPYYSNRAVDRVVQRAAIEATEEFWNEPANNPTSPVYGGPMVGRRFVWCWDARPYPFFPALTNVWSDGENFRLGHWIEGKIGNMQLAEIVRDLCLRAGLAESEFNVTALDDEVVGYVVTERKPVRDMIAVLQTAYFFDAVERDGVLVFVKRGAGEPIMLDPNDLGASENDSDRSRVKVERTQDTELPIAVDVVHIDEGRDYQSSTVTVRKQVGQSESLNTLSFPIVLTVEQAQAIGQRALREMWQGREAVDLRLPTRAVRFDPTDIVEIPIDGVWRRVRLTAVTYGKPGLVLLRGIATDGGIPEFYTAPTDSGVLPPSVPEPVAPVRVELLDMPIMVDSHDASAPSFYVAACPVGTGRFRGATLFQPTADALDYVVAAVAGLPSTMGETVTELAAGPAWRWDRVNMVEVQLDYGSLQSLADERVLAGGNAALVGDELVQFANAELIAEGRYRLSRLLRGQRGTEHEIAAHPAGSRFILLDPARQPRPNFSVSRIGIEIAWRYAPVPQGPSGDLSGEIVFINTGNGLRPFAPAHLKAVRDPPSGDVQLSWIRRTRVGGDSWLNEVPLGEETEEYDVLIVNGANVVRTIRVTSQGTLYTAAQQTADFGTLPASLAWRVAQISRAYGRGTTAEALSTL from the coding sequence GTGGCCCAACTCGTATTGACGCTCGCCGGCGGCGTGCTCGGCGGCGGGCTCGCGGGCGGTCTCGGTCAATCGCTGGGCGCGCTGTTCGGCGCCTATGTCGGCGGCATCCTCGACCGCGAGCTGTTCGGGCCGCAGCAGGACCGGCGGCCGGTCGAAGGCACCCGGCTCACCGAGCTCAACCTGTCGGGGTCGGCCTATGGCCAGACCATGCCGGTGGTCTGGGGCCGGATGCGAGTTCCGGCGAACATCATCTGGGTCCGCGGCATTCGTGAAGTGGTCCACACCGAGACCGAGACGGTCGGTGGTGGCGGCAAGGGTGGTGGTGGAGGCACCCAGACCATCACGCGAACGAGCTACCACTACTACGCGGACGTGGCGCTCGGGATCTGCGAGGCGCCGGTCACCTCGATCTATCGCATCTGGCTCGACAAGACGCCGCTCGACCCCGAGCACGTCGACGAAATCCGCACCTACTATGGAGACGAGACCCAATCACCCGACCCGCTGATCCAGGCGGTCGAGGGCGCCGACCGCACGCCGGCGTTCCGAGGCCTCGCTTATGTCGTCCTCGAAAATCTCTATCTCACGCCCTACGGCAACCGCTTCCCGAACTTCGAGATCGAGGTCTACCGCGGCTCGCGCGCCGACGTGGCCGATGCCCGCCACCTGGTCCGCAACGTCTGCCTGATCCCGGCGAGCGGCGAGTGGGCCTACGAGCCCAACGTCGTGCGCAGCCGCGTGCGCAATTCCAATATCAACAGCAACGCCGGCCGCAAGGCTGCCGACTTCGCGGTCTCGATCGAGAACCTCAAGCGCGAGGTGCCGAACGTCGAGTGGGTCAGCGTCGTCTATGCCTGGTTCGGCACATCGATGGACGTCGCGACCTGCTCGATCCGGCCGGAAGCCGAATACGCGATCTACCCCGACCGTCTGCCGGACACGACGCCTTACCTCTGGTCGGTGATGGGCGTCGGCCGTCCTGTCATCGGAGGCGGTGGTGGGTGGCCGCTCGTTTCCTCGTACACCAACCCAGACGGCTCGCTCGGTCTCTATTACGGCGGCACCATCAACGACGGCTCGGTGGTCCGGGCCATCCAGCATCTGCGTAGCCTTGGCTACAAGGTGATGCTGTACCCGTTCCTGATGATGGATATCCCGCCGCCGGACCCTTCGCCGTTCCCGTGGCGCGGCCGAATCGGCGGTGCGGCAACCAACGTGCCCGGCTTCTTCGAGCGTCCCGACGGATACTTGCGTTTCATCCGCCACTGCATGTCGCTTGCGGAGGACGCAGCTGGCGTCGACGGCTTCGTGGTCGGCTCCGAGATGGTGGCGCTCAACCGCATCCGCGATGGTAGCGGCAATTATCCTTCGGTGCCGTTCTGGCAGCAGATTGCCTCCGAAGCGAAGGCGGCGCTGGGGCCGGAGTGCGTGATCACCTACGCGGCCGACTGGTCGGAGTACCGCTACCACGACCGTGGTGGCGCGAACGTCGACTTCCCGCTCGATGCGGTCTGGGCCGACCCCAACATCGACGTGGTCGGGATCGACGCGTATTTCCCGCTCACGGATGTCCCGCGCGCGGTCTACGACAAAGCCGCGGTTGCCGCCGGCTGGGCCTCGGGCGAGCTGATCGACTACTTCTACGCCACCCAGTCCGACCGCGACCTCGAGCGCCGTGGCCTCGACCCGCAGCGCTCGCCGATCGATGATCCGTTCTGGGCCATCAAGGACATCCGCTACTGGTGGGAGAACGAACACGTCCCACGCGTCGCCGGCGTGCCGACCGGGCCCGCCACCGCCTGGGTGCCGCGCGGCAAGCCGATCTGGTTTACCGAGTACGGCTTTCCCACGGTGAACTGCGCGACCAACCAGCCTAACGTCTTCATCGACCCCAAATCGATCGAGAGCTTCGCGCCCTATTACTCCAATCGAGCGGTCGACCGCGTGGTGCAACGCGCCGCGATCGAGGCCACCGAAGAGTTCTGGAACGAGCCGGCCAATAACCCGACCTCGCCGGTGTACGGCGGCCCCATGGTCGGGCGCCGGTTCGTCTGGTGCTGGGACGCCCGGCCATATCCGTTCTTCCCGGCGCTCACCAACGTCTGGTCGGACGGCGAGAACTTCCGGCTTGGCCACTGGATCGAAGGGAAGATCGGCAACATGCAGCTCGCCGAGATCGTCCGTGACCTCTGCCTGCGGGCCGGACTGGCCGAGAGCGAGTTCAATGTGACGGCGCTGGACGACGAGGTTGTCGGCTACGTCGTGACCGAGCGCAAGCCGGTGCGCGACATGATCGCGGTCTTGCAGACCGCCTACTTCTTCGACGCCGTCGAACGCGACGGCGTGCTGGTGTTCGTTAAACGCGGCGCTGGCGAGCCTATCATGCTCGATCCGAACGACCTCGGCGCGAGTGAGAACGACAGCGACCGCTCGCGCGTCAAGGTCGAGCGAACCCAGGACACCGAGCTGCCGATCGCGGTCGATGTCGTCCACATCGACGAGGGCCGCGATTACCAGTCCTCCACCGTCACGGTGCGCAAGCAGGTCGGCCAATCGGAAAGCCTCAACACGCTGAGCTTCCCGATCGTGCTTACGGTCGAGCAGGCCCAAGCGATCGGACAGCGCGCGCTACGCGAGATGTGGCAGGGCCGCGAGGCCGTCGACTTGCGGCTGCCGACCCGCGCGGTGCGCTTTGACCCGACCGATATCGTGGAAATTCCGATCGACGGCGTCTGGCGCCGTGTCCGACTCACCGCCGTGACCTACGGCAAGCCTGGGCTCGTGCTCCTGCGCGGGATCGCGACCGACGGCGGGATTCCGGAGTTCTACACGGCGCCGACCGACAGCGGCGTGCTGCCGCCTTCTGTGCCTGAGCCGGTGGCGCCGGTCCGCGTCGAACTCCTCGACATGCCGATCATGGTCGACAGCCACGACGCCTCGGCGCCGAGTTTCTATGTGGCGGCCTGCCCGGTCGGCACCGGCCGCTTCCGCGGCGCAACGCTGTTCCAACCGACTGCCGATGCACTGGATTACGTGGTCGCAGCCGTCGCCGGACTGCCATCCACTATGGGCGAGACGGTCACCGAGCTTGCAGCCGGCCCGGCTTGGCGGTGGGATCGCGTCAACATGGTTGAGGTGCAGCTCGATTATGGCTCGCTGCAAAGCCTCGCCGACGAACGCGTGCTCGCGGGCGGTAATGCTGCGCTCGTTGGCGACGAGCTCGTCCAGTTCGCTAACGCCGAACTCATCGCGGAGGGGCGTTATCGGCTGAGCCGGCTGTTGCGCGGCCAGCGCGGCACCGAGCACGAGATCGCGGCGCATCCGGCCGGCAGCCGCTTCATCCTGCTAGACCCGGCACGCCAGCCGCGTCCGAACTTCTCGGTCTCACGCATCGGCATCGAGATCGCCTGGCGCTACGCGCCGGTGCCGCAGGGACCGAGCGGTGATCTGTCCGGCGAGATCGTCTTCATCAACACCGGCAATGGCTTGCGACCGTTCGCGCCGGCACACCTCAAGGCGGTCCGCGATCCGCCGTCCGGCGATGTCCAACTGTCGTGGATCAGACGCACCCGCGTCGGCGGCGACTCCTGGCTCAACGAGGTGCCGCTCGGCGAGGAAACCGAAGAGTACGACGTTCTGATCGTCAACGGCGCGAATGTCGTTCGAACCATTCGCGTAACAAGCCAAGGCACGCTCTACACCGCCGCCCAGCAGACCGCCGACTTCGGCACGCTGCCGGCATCACTCGCATGGCGTGTCGCCCAGATCTCGCGCGCCTACGGGCGCGGCACCACCGCCGAAGCTCTTTCCACCCTCTGA
- a CDS encoding DUF2793 domain-containing protein: MPTPNLGLPQLAADQAQKHVTLNEALYDLDALVQLAILDRSLSAPPGSPAEGARYIVAASPTGAWAGHANHIAAWLDGAWRFFIPGIGWLAWVVDEAALLAWNGSAWVDALSAVSAIQNLALLGIRTTADATNRLAVKSDGVLLSHDDVTPGTGHMRVTLNKSAAAKDAGFTFQDAFGTRALFGLLADDDFTIKVSPDGSTFYLALSIDKDTGHVGLAGATADANNALIVKGTAFLFDRETDDVRFTFNKAAAGDDVALTFQTNYSARALFGLLGDDDFTVKVSPDGSNYFTGFVVDRSTGRLKLPLAPKFSAYTNFDNYIAANTWTKVQFNNADSNDQNAFNGSNNNFTAPFAGTYAFGFSLRFKANATVPTKVIATFYKNGAELGRGRAVSGAPVDDVTTYNLAILTPLAANDVIDVRVNFATSDGYIEADQSHFWGHYVP, encoded by the coding sequence ATGCCGACGCCCAATCTGGGCCTGCCGCAGCTTGCGGCGGACCAGGCGCAGAAGCACGTCACCCTGAACGAGGCGCTCTATGACCTCGATGCCCTCGTGCAGCTCGCGATACTCGATCGCAGCCTCAGCGCCCCGCCCGGCTCGCCGGCCGAAGGCGCGCGCTACATCGTGGCGGCAAGCCCGACCGGCGCGTGGGCCGGTCATGCCAACCACATCGCGGCCTGGCTAGACGGCGCCTGGCGCTTCTTTATTCCCGGCATCGGCTGGCTCGCTTGGGTGGTCGATGAGGCGGCGCTGCTCGCCTGGAACGGCTCGGCCTGGGTCGACGCACTGTCGGCCGTCTCGGCGATCCAGAACCTGGCGTTGCTCGGCATCCGCACGACGGCGGACGCGACCAACCGCCTGGCCGTGAAGTCCGACGGCGTGCTGCTCAGCCACGACGACGTGACGCCCGGAACCGGGCACATGCGCGTCACGCTCAACAAGAGCGCGGCAGCCAAGGATGCGGGCTTCACGTTCCAGGACGCCTTCGGCACGCGCGCCCTGTTCGGGCTGCTCGCCGATGACGACTTCACCATCAAAGTCTCGCCCGATGGCTCGACCTTCTATCTCGCCCTATCCATCGACAAGGATACCGGCCACGTCGGCCTCGCCGGCGCGACCGCGGACGCCAACAACGCCCTGATCGTCAAGGGCACCGCCTTCCTGTTCGACCGTGAAACGGACGATGTTCGCTTCACGTTCAACAAGGCGGCGGCTGGCGACGATGTCGCGCTTACGTTCCAAACCAACTATTCCGCACGCGCACTGTTCGGGCTTCTTGGAGACGACGACTTCACCGTCAAGGTCTCGCCCGACGGCTCGAACTACTTCACGGGCTTCGTAGTCGATCGGAGCACCGGGCGGCTCAAGCTCCCGCTGGCGCCGAAGTTCTCGGCCTACACCAACTTCGACAACTACATCGCGGCCAACACCTGGACCAAGGTCCAGTTCAACAATGCGGACTCGAACGACCAGAACGCCTTCAACGGCAGCAACAACAATTTCACGGCGCCGTTCGCCGGCACCTACGCGTTTGGCTTCTCGTTGCGCTTCAAGGCGAACGCAACGGTGCCGACCAAGGTGATCGCGACGTTCTACAAAAACGGCGCCGAGCTCGGCCGCGGTCGGGCCGTCTCCGGCGCGCCGGTCGACGATGTCACGACCTACAACCTCGCGATCCTCACGCCGCTCGCGGCGAACGACGTGATCGACGTGCGCGTGAATTTCGCGACCAGCGACGGCTACATCGAGGCCGACCAATCGCACTTCTGGGGCCACTACGTGCCCTGA
- a CDS encoding glycoside hydrolase family 108 protein — MKDTYDEALKRLLAHEGGYTNHPSDPGGPTNFGITIHDYRKYVKPNATAADVRAMKLDEAKAIYRIKYWDTQRCDELPAGIDYSVFDYGVNSGIGRSGRVLRRVVGLPDTTHVVTDEVLRAVSRRDPKALVTAINDERLRFLKSLKTWPVFGKGWGRRVAEVRAFSLKLAEHTVVATGPALHPMPKEAAPAKGVVPLPKGLQKVTTATPVAAGGATAKTLHDSGHDPWTILAVAGGFVLIAGIGWVAFHWWQQHKQHAPTPGLVPVPAI; from the coding sequence ATGAAAGACACCTACGACGAGGCGCTCAAGCGCCTGCTCGCGCACGAGGGCGGCTACACCAACCATCCGTCGGATCCGGGCGGGCCCACCAACTTCGGCATCACGATCCACGACTACCGCAAGTATGTGAAGCCGAACGCCACGGCGGCCGACGTGCGAGCCATGAAGCTCGACGAGGCCAAGGCGATCTACCGCATCAAATACTGGGACACGCAGCGCTGCGATGAGCTTCCCGCCGGCATCGACTACTCCGTCTTCGACTACGGCGTGAATTCCGGGATCGGACGCTCGGGCCGCGTCCTGCGCCGCGTCGTCGGACTTCCTGACACGACGCATGTGGTGACCGACGAGGTGCTGCGCGCCGTCTCAAGGCGCGATCCGAAGGCGCTGGTGACTGCAATCAACGACGAGCGGCTGCGCTTCCTGAAAAGCCTCAAGACCTGGCCGGTGTTCGGCAAGGGCTGGGGCCGCCGGGTCGCCGAGGTCAGGGCGTTCTCCCTCAAGCTCGCCGAGCACACGGTCGTCGCCACTGGGCCGGCGTTGCATCCCATGCCCAAAGAGGCCGCGCCCGCGAAGGGTGTCGTGCCGCTCCCGAAAGGCCTGCAGAAGGTCACGACCGCCACTCCCGTCGCCGCCGGCGGCGCCACGGCGAAGACCTTGCACGATTCCGGGCACGACCCCTGGACCATCCTCGCGGTGGCCGGCGGCTTTGTTCTGATCGCCGGAATCGGCTGGGTCGCCTTCCACTGGTGGCAACAGCACAAGCAGCACGCGCCCACGCCCGGCCTCGTGCCGGTGCCGGCGATTTGA
- a CDS encoding DUF1515 family protein, protein MPNRLDEISRVIGNIEAEVRGLSASVAEVRQSSAEHHRETRERLESIGGRVAKIEADMKPLAKTVATMEPIVAGYAVTRWKIAGAFALGTSIIAALGWVVSLFAGKIVAWFLSLFR, encoded by the coding sequence ATGCCGAATAGACTGGACGAGATCAGCCGAGTCATCGGCAACATCGAGGCCGAGGTGCGCGGTCTCTCGGCGTCAGTTGCCGAGGTGCGACAGTCCTCGGCCGAGCACCACAGAGAGACCCGCGAACGACTCGAAAGCATCGGCGGACGCGTCGCCAAGATAGAGGCCGACATGAAACCGCTGGCCAAGACGGTCGCGACTATGGAGCCGATCGTTGCCGGCTATGCCGTCACTCGCTGGAAGATCGCCGGTGCATTCGCTCTCGGCACCAGCATCATCGCGGCGCTTGGCTGGGTCGTGTCGCTGTTTGCCGGCAAGATCGTCGCTTGGTTCCTGTCATTGTTTCGATAA
- a CDS encoding ABC transporter ATP-binding protein has protein sequence MRDAALIETRDLHAFYGESHILHGVTFAVRPGECIGLMGRNGMGKSTLLRSLLAIVRQRWGAVRVRGIDMTNATPDAIARAGIAYVPEGRGIFGNLTVRENLVMAARPGFNGNRDWTFERVLETFPRLRERLDHSGTQLSGGEQQMLTIGRALMTNPDLLILDEATEGLAPLIAKGVWSILHEIRQHGIASIVVDRDYRSVCRLADRCIVLVKGKIALEGPGKELQADTTILSKYLSV, from the coding sequence ATGCGTGACGCCGCTTTGATAGAAACTCGGGATCTCCATGCCTTTTACGGCGAAAGTCACATCCTTCATGGTGTCACTTTCGCCGTCCGTCCAGGGGAGTGCATCGGTCTGATGGGACGAAATGGCATGGGCAAAAGCACCCTCCTGCGGTCGCTGCTGGCAATCGTAAGACAAAGATGGGGTGCCGTACGTGTGCGCGGCATAGACATGACGAACGCAACGCCCGATGCCATTGCCCGCGCCGGGATCGCCTACGTTCCAGAAGGGCGGGGCATTTTTGGCAATCTTACGGTGCGAGAAAATCTGGTCATGGCCGCGCGCCCTGGCTTCAACGGCAACCGCGACTGGACTTTCGAGCGCGTGCTCGAGACGTTCCCGCGGCTGCGAGAGCGGCTCGATCACAGCGGCACGCAGCTCTCCGGCGGCGAGCAGCAGATGCTGACGATCGGACGGGCGCTCATGACCAATCCCGACCTCCTCATCCTGGATGAAGCTACGGAAGGACTTGCGCCGCTGATTGCCAAAGGGGTCTGGTCGATCCTGCATGAGATCCGGCAACACGGGATCGCCAGCATCGTGGTCGATCGGGACTATCGCTCCGTTTGCCGGTTGGCGGATCGATGTATCGTCCTAGTCAAGGGGAAAATCGCGCTCGAAGGCCCAGGCAAAGAACTCCAGGCCGACACGACGATCTTGAGTAAGTATCTCAGCGTGTAG
- a CDS encoding ABC transporter ATP-binding protein translates to MSPVRLRTVKLCKRFGGLAAVSDISIEVRPREIHALIGPNGAGKSTLINLLSGELRPTSGSIYIDGRETTNCTAYQVSQSGIGRTYQKTNIFLPFTVFENARLAAQSRLPTSMRFIRDASRNEFLNERARAALAAAGLNHCAERIASTLSHGEQRQLEIAMCLATAPSVLLLDEPLAGMGADESALMVELLKSLAHNHGILLVEHDMDAVFQVADRITVLVNGQKLESGTPSAIRNSAAVHSAYLGNDDHA, encoded by the coding sequence ATGAGCCCGGTTCGACTCAGGACGGTGAAACTTTGCAAGCGCTTTGGCGGCCTCGCCGCCGTGTCGGATATTTCGATCGAGGTGCGGCCGCGCGAAATCCACGCCCTGATCGGCCCCAACGGAGCCGGCAAGTCGACCCTGATCAATCTTCTCTCGGGCGAGCTTCGTCCGACGAGCGGCAGCATCTACATCGACGGTCGCGAGACGACCAATTGCACCGCCTATCAAGTCTCGCAGTCCGGTATCGGCCGAACCTACCAGAAGACCAACATATTCCTGCCGTTCACCGTTTTCGAGAATGCACGTCTGGCGGCGCAGTCCCGTCTGCCGACATCGATGCGTTTCATCCGCGATGCGTCGCGCAACGAGTTTCTGAACGAGCGCGCCCGGGCCGCGTTGGCCGCGGCGGGCCTGAATCATTGCGCCGAGCGGATTGCATCGACGCTCAGCCATGGCGAGCAGCGCCAGCTCGAGATCGCGATGTGCCTGGCGACCGCGCCGTCGGTGCTGTTGCTGGACGAGCCGCTAGCAGGCATGGGCGCCGATGAATCGGCGCTGATGGTCGAACTCCTCAAGAGCCTCGCGCACAATCATGGCATTCTGCTCGTCGAGCACGATATGGACGCGGTTTTCCAGGTCGCGGACCGCATCACCGTTCTGGTGAATGGCCAAAAGCTCGAAAGCGGTACGCCGAGCGCTATACGCAACAGCGCTGCGGTGCATAGCGCTTACCTAGGTAACGACGACCATGCGTGA
- a CDS encoding branched-chain amino acid ABC transporter permease, with protein MMARKYMRSSDALALGVFGCLLAFPFFGGDFYIQLITKIMILSIFAMSLNLLVGFTGLVSLGHATFYGLGAYALVFSSPQYDPANLWLTLPFSMLAASAAALIIGTFVLRTNGVYFIMVTLAFAQMVYYIFHDGKFSGGSDGVYIYAKPEMRLFGLDLLDLEKTFNFYLLALFAMAFCYGALRVMLHSLFGRTLLGIRTNERRMLSLGYATFRYKLVSFVIAGAFAGLSGYLSAAQFGFVNPSFLGWHQSAQALIMVILGGMGTLSGPILGTFALVLLQEFLSELTQRWLLLMGGVIILAVIKLPHGLAGGLTTLFSARKCTLRAWPRIQSVFSVLDFRHHAARLKFIGRILSQTLRKTAASMRKRTSAK; from the coding sequence ATGATGGCGCGGAAATATATGCGTTCGTCTGACGCGCTGGCGTTGGGTGTTTTCGGTTGTCTCTTGGCATTCCCGTTCTTCGGCGGCGACTTCTACATCCAATTGATTACGAAGATTATGATTCTATCGATCTTCGCGATGAGTCTGAACTTGCTGGTCGGCTTCACCGGTCTCGTCAGCTTGGGACACGCGACCTTTTATGGCCTCGGCGCTTACGCCCTGGTTTTCAGCTCGCCACAATACGATCCCGCCAACTTGTGGCTCACCTTGCCGTTCTCGATGCTCGCCGCCAGCGCCGCCGCGCTGATCATCGGCACGTTCGTTCTGCGCACCAACGGCGTTTACTTCATCATGGTCACGCTCGCGTTCGCGCAGATGGTCTATTATATTTTCCACGACGGGAAGTTCTCAGGCGGCTCCGACGGCGTCTATATCTACGCCAAGCCCGAGATGCGGCTTTTCGGGCTCGATCTCCTCGACCTCGAGAAGACATTCAACTTTTATCTCCTGGCGCTCTTCGCCATGGCCTTCTGCTACGGCGCGTTGCGCGTCATGCTGCACTCGCTGTTCGGCCGCACGCTGCTCGGGATACGGACGAACGAGCGGCGGATGCTTTCCCTGGGCTACGCGACCTTTCGCTACAAGCTGGTCAGCTTCGTCATCGCCGGCGCCTTCGCCGGGCTGTCGGGCTATCTCTCGGCGGCGCAGTTCGGTTTCGTGAACCCCTCCTTCCTCGGATGGCACCAGTCGGCACAGGCGCTGATCATGGTGATCCTCGGCGGTATGGGCACGCTGTCTGGCCCCATCCTGGGGACGTTCGCACTCGTCCTGCTCCAGGAGTTCCTCTCCGAGCTGACGCAGCGTTGGCTGCTCCTGATGGGCGGCGTCATTATTCTGGCAGTCATCAAGCTGCCGCATGGTCTTGCTGGCGGCTTGACGACGCTTTTCAGCGCCCGCAAATGCACCCTGAGAGCCTGGCCCAGAATTCAAAGCGTCTTTTCAGTGCTGGATTTTCGCCATCATGCAGCTAGGCTCAAATTCATTGGCCGAATTTTGAGTCAGACTCTGAGGAAGACCGCGGCATCGATGCGAAAACGGACCTCCGCGAAATGA